A stretch of Candidatus Bipolaricaulota bacterium DNA encodes these proteins:
- the argS gene encoding arginine--tRNA ligase — protein sequence MYRSLIEKLVQRLIESDKVFEKVKPENFSFPPKVEMGDLSLPVFELAEGNPAEFAMQMAGKLGENQVWTKVSAAGSYLNFYLSPQFWAKEIIEIGNLKSEIGAKKKEKVMIEYSQPNTHKEFHVGHLRNVCIGAALVNLRKFSGDKVLAANYIGDTGTHVSKCLWALRKFHDNDEPTGNKAEFLGKVYTEAVQKYDLDPEAKKEVSEISRKLESGDKEITKLWKKTRQWSIDEFKRIYELLGVKFDVIYFESEEEKDGKKMLPQLLKNKCIREDNGAVIADLREFGLEVLVLVKSDGSALYGIKDIPLAFKKFKKYKLDESIIVVDVRQKLYLKQIFKILDLLGLTEKKTHVEYDFVNLKEGAMASRKGNVVSFEEFYNKMLKKSVAETKKRHEDWDENKIKEVAKKISLAAIKIGMLKFGNNKVITFDMDEALSFEGKTGPYLLYVAARINSIKEKIKKVGGADYGLLKEPEEKELIKLLAEQENIIERALRENDPSPLANYLFDLAQKFNDFYQKHSIIRAEDENLKAARFNLAQAVGERLREGLKLLNVDSLEKM from the coding sequence ATGTATAGAAGTTTAATTGAAAAATTAGTTCAAAGGTTGATTGAGTCGGACAAGGTTTTTGAAAAAGTAAAACCTGAGAATTTTTCATTTCCGCCGAAAGTAGAAATGGGCGATTTGAGTTTGCCGGTTTTTGAATTGGCTGAGGGCAATCCGGCTGAATTCGCCATGCAAATGGCCGGGAAGTTGGGAGAAAATCAGGTTTGGACAAAAGTCAGCGCGGCCGGTTCGTATTTGAATTTTTATTTGAGTCCGCAGTTTTGGGCCAAGGAAATAATTGAAATTGGAAATTTGAAATCTGAAATCGGGGCAAAGAAAAAAGAAAAAGTGATGATTGAATATTCTCAGCCGAATACGCACAAGGAATTTCACGTCGGACATCTTAGAAACGTGTGCATTGGCGCGGCTTTGGTGAATTTGCGAAAGTTCTCCGGGGACAAGGTCTTGGCCGCGAATTATATCGGCGACACCGGCACGCACGTGTCCAAGTGTTTGTGGGCTTTGCGAAAATTTCATGATAATGACGAGCCGACCGGAAACAAAGCCGAGTTTTTGGGCAAAGTTTACACCGAGGCCGTTCAAAAATACGATCTTGATCCGGAGGCGAAAAAAGAAGTTTCCGAAATTTCCCGAAAACTTGAATCCGGCGACAAGGAAATTACAAAACTTTGGAAAAAGACCAGGCAATGGTCGATTGATGAATTCAAGCGAATTTACGAATTGCTCGGAGTGAAATTCGATGTGATTTATTTTGAAAGCGAAGAAGAAAAGGACGGCAAAAAAATGCTGCCGCAGCTTTTGAAAAACAAATGCATCAGAGAGGACAATGGCGCGGTCATTGCCGATTTGCGCGAATTCGGCCTTGAGGTTTTGGTGTTGGTCAAATCCGACGGCAGCGCGCTGTACGGGATCAAGGATATTCCCTTGGCTTTCAAAAAATTCAAAAAGTATAAGCTTGACGAATCGATCATTGTGGTTGACGTGCGTCAAAAATTATATTTGAAACAAATTTTCAAAATTTTGGATCTGCTGGGTTTGACGGAGAAAAAAACGCATGTCGAATATGATTTCGTGAATTTGAAAGAAGGCGCCATGGCTTCGAGAAAAGGCAACGTCGTTTCTTTCGAAGAATTTTACAATAAAATGTTGAAAAAAAGCGTTGCCGAGACAAAAAAACGACACGAAGACTGGGATGAAAATAAAATCAAAGAGGTCGCGAAAAAGATTTCGTTGGCGGCCATTAAAATAGGCATGCTCAAATTCGGCAATAACAAAGTGATCACTTTTGACATGGACGAAGCCTTGTCTTTTGAAGGCAAAACCGGTCCGTATCTTTTGTATGTCGCGGCCAGGATAAATTCGATCAAAGAAAAAATTAAAAAAGTCGGCGGCGCGGATTACGGTTTGCTCAAAGAGCCGGAAGAAAAAGAATTGATAAAATTGCTGGCTGAACAAGAAAATATTATTGAGCGAGCGCTCAGGGAAAATGATCCGTCGCCATTGGCCAATTATCTTTTTGACTTGGCGCAAAAGTTCAATGACTTTTATCAAAAGCATTCCATCATTCGCGCGGAAGATGAGAATCTGAAAGCGGCCAGATTTAATTTGGCGCAAGCCGTGGGGGAGCGTTTGAGAGAGGGGTTGAAACTGTTAAACGTCGACAGTCTGGAGAAAATGTAA
- the tyrS gene encoding tyrosine--tRNA ligase, whose translation MNTNTNEQLIEELLFRGVENIYPSREFLEEKLKSGENLTIYLGIDPTGPNLHLGHAIPLLKLRQFQRLGHQVVMLIGDFTGMIGDPTDKTAARVRLTRQQVLENCKNYKKQASKILDFTGKNKVEVKYNSKWLAKMLFGDVLELAAYFTVQRLLERDMFEKRMKEGKPIHLHEFLYPLMQGYDSVVMNVDGEVGGNDQTFNMLAGRTLMKQLKDKEKFVITMKLLADPTGKKMGKTEGNMVTLSDSPEEMFGKVMSWSDEMIVDGFALITRAPVEEAKEMELRLKSGENPRNFKLRLAKEVVRTFIGTEEADAAEENFVKVFSNKEKPTDIEEKAVSSYNIIDALVETSLVPSRSEAKRAIDQKGVKVNDQIVENYDYTLKAGDLIQKGKRFFVKIK comes from the coding sequence ATGAATACCAATACCAACGAACAACTCATCGAAGAACTTTTATTTCGCGGCGTGGAAAACATTTATCCTTCAAGAGAATTTTTGGAAGAAAAATTAAAAAGCGGGGAGAATTTGACCATTTATCTCGGCATTGATCCGACAGGTCCGAATTTGCATCTGGGGCATGCGATTCCACTTTTAAAATTGCGCCAATTCCAGCGACTCGGACATCAAGTCGTCATGCTGATCGGCGACTTCACGGGCATGATCGGCGATCCGACGGATAAAACCGCGGCGCGAGTTCGATTGACCCGCCAGCAGGTTTTGGAAAATTGCAAAAATTACAAAAAACAAGCCTCGAAAATTTTGGATTTTACCGGCAAGAACAAAGTCGAAGTCAAATACAATTCCAAATGGTTGGCCAAAATGTTGTTTGGCGACGTCTTGGAATTGGCTGCGTATTTTACGGTTCAGCGATTGCTCGAGCGAGATATGTTCGAAAAAAGAATGAAAGAAGGCAAGCCGATTCATTTGCATGAATTTTTATATCCGCTGATGCAAGGCTATGATTCGGTGGTCATGAATGTTGACGGCGAAGTCGGAGGCAATGATCAAACATTCAATATGTTGGCCGGGCGCACTTTGATGAAGCAGCTGAAAGATAAAGAAAAATTTGTCATCACCATGAAACTTTTGGCTGATCCGACGGGCAAAAAAATGGGCAAAACCGAAGGGAACATGGTGACGCTGAGCGATTCGCCGGAAGAAATGTTCGGCAAAGTCATGTCGTGGTCGGACGAAATGATCGTTGACGGATTTGCGCTGATTACCAGAGCTCCGGTTGAAGAAGCTAAAGAAATGGAATTGAGATTGAAATCCGGAGAAAATCCCAGAAATTTCAAATTGCGATTGGCCAAAGAAGTGGTTAGGACATTCATCGGCACCGAGGAAGCTGACGCGGCTGAAGAAAATTTTGTGAAAGTTTTTTCCAATAAAGAAAAGCCGACCGATATTGAAGAAAAGGCCGTCAGCTCTTACAACATTATCGACGCTTTGGTTGAAACAAGCTTGGTGCCTTCGCGCTCGGAAGCCAAACGCGCCATTGATCAAAAGGGCGTTAAAGTGAATGATCAAATCGTTGAAAATTATGATTACACCTTGAAGGCCGGGGATTTGATTCAGAAAGGAAAGCGTTTCTTTGTTAAGATAAAGTAA
- a CDS encoding valine--tRNA ligase: protein MDKAYEPREFEDKIYKNWEEKGLFNPDKIKESRQVGREHFSIVLPPPNVTGTLHLGHAAMLAIEDLMVRYHRMKGYDTVWIPGTDHAAIATQNVVEKKLLKETGKTRHDLGREEFLKEVEKFVEQSKDTIHKQVRKMGSSLDWSREAYTLDETRSRAVRKVFKMMYDDGLIYRGYRIVNWCPRCHSTLADDEVEYKDQDAKLYFFKYNKDFPITIATTRPETKLGDTAVAVNPDDERYKKYIGQTFEVDFVGTPLKIKIIADKEVDPAFGTGALGVTPAHSMVDYDMAQKNDLEIIKVIDEDGKMIEKAGNFAEMSVLEAREAVVKALETSGLLEKVEDAPHKLSICYRCGTAIEPLPSEQWFVSVDKKVARLGNKSLKEKAIEVVKDKSIEIIPERFEKVYLNWMENLHDWCISRQIWFGHRIPVWYKGDEIYVGETSPEGEGWIQDEDTLDTWFSSGLWTFTTLLDKDFKDFEKKNNPDLKRFHPTSVLETAYDILFFWVARMILMTNYVMEEIPFEKVYFHGLVRDKEGKKMSKSRPETAIDPIIVGDKYGYDAVRLSFLIGATAGNDVRLYEEKIEGFRNFINKLWNISRYILMTVENGKFDGKKVKPKTLADKWILSRLNQTIKEVTENLDDYQFSAAGEKLRDFTYNDLADWYLEIAKVEKDKDEILMHILKNILRLWHPFIPFVTEAIWENLNSGKELMIADWPEFAKKLIDEKEESNFVRIKEIVVGIRALRSEQNIEPAKKIKVLVTSEKNAKLLNENVEVIKVLCSLEEIGIKKKDRPSPFDKPEGWAGCVYSDGNIFVDVLGAIDIDKEKARLEKEIDNVKKYVEAQEKKLGNEEFVKNAPSAVVEMEKQKLAESKDKMEKFKNQYRGLKS, encoded by the coding sequence ATGGACAAGGCTTACGAGCCTCGAGAATTCGAGGATAAAATTTATAAAAATTGGGAAGAAAAAGGATTGTTTAATCCCGATAAAATAAAAGAGTCGCGCCAAGTCGGGCGCGAGCATTTTTCAATTGTTTTGCCGCCGCCTAACGTCACGGGCACTTTGCATTTGGGCCACGCGGCCATGCTGGCCATTGAAGACTTGATGGTTCGGTATCATCGAATGAAGGGATATGACACCGTTTGGATTCCGGGCACTGATCACGCGGCCATTGCCACGCAAAACGTGGTCGAGAAAAAATTATTGAAAGAGACGGGCAAAACCAGACATGATTTGGGTCGCGAAGAGTTTTTAAAAGAAGTTGAAAAATTCGTCGAGCAGTCAAAAGATACCATTCATAAACAAGTCCGCAAAATGGGTTCTAGTTTGGACTGGTCGAGGGAAGCGTATACTTTGGATGAAACGAGAAGCCGAGCGGTCAGAAAAGTTTTTAAAATGATGTATGACGACGGCTTGATTTATCGAGGCTATCGGATCGTCAATTGGTGCCCTCGCTGTCATTCGACTTTGGCGGATGATGAAGTGGAATATAAAGATCAGGACGCCAAGCTTTATTTTTTCAAATACAATAAAGATTTTCCGATAACCATCGCCACCACCCGGCCGGAAACCAAACTGGGCGACACGGCCGTGGCCGTCAATCCTGATGATGAGCGTTATAAGAAATATATCGGCCAAACTTTTGAGGTTGATTTTGTCGGGACTCCATTGAAAATAAAAATAATCGCCGATAAGGAAGTTGATCCTGCGTTTGGAACCGGCGCCTTGGGCGTGACGCCCGCGCACAGCATGGTTGATTATGACATGGCGCAAAAAAACGACCTTGAAATCATCAAAGTAATCGATGAAGACGGTAAAATGATCGAAAAGGCCGGCAATTTCGCTGAAATGTCCGTTTTAGAGGCCAGAGAGGCCGTGGTTAAAGCTTTGGAAACCTCCGGGCTTTTGGAAAAAGTAGAAGACGCGCCGCACAAGCTGTCGATTTGCTACCGCTGCGGCACGGCAATCGAGCCATTGCCATCTGAGCAGTGGTTTGTTTCCGTGGACAAAAAAGTTGCTCGGCTGGGAAACAAGAGCTTAAAAGAGAAAGCAATTGAGGTTGTCAAAGACAAATCAATTGAAATCATTCCTGAAAGATTTGAAAAGGTTTATTTGAATTGGATGGAAAATTTGCATGATTGGTGCATTTCCCGCCAAATTTGGTTCGGGCATCGGATTCCCGTTTGGTATAAAGGAGATGAGATTTATGTTGGAGAAACCTCTCCGGAAGGCGAAGGTTGGATTCAAGACGAAGACACCCTGGATACCTGGTTTTCTTCGGGTTTATGGACTTTTACCACTTTGCTTGATAAGGATTTCAAGGATTTTGAGAAAAAGAATAATCCTGATTTGAAAAGATTTCATCCTACTTCAGTTTTGGAAACTGCCTATGACATTTTGTTTTTCTGGGTGGCGCGCATGATTTTAATGACCAATTACGTGATGGAAGAAATTCCTTTTGAAAAAGTTTATTTCCATGGCCTTGTCCGCGACAAAGAAGGCAAGAAAATGTCAAAGTCGCGTCCGGAAACGGCCATTGATCCGATTATTGTCGGCGACAAGTACGGCTATGACGCCGTTCGCTTGAGTTTTTTAATCGGGGCCACAGCCGGAAACGATGTCAGATTGTACGAAGAAAAAATCGAAGGCTTTAGAAATTTCATTAATAAGCTCTGGAACATTTCAAGGTATATTTTAATGACAGTTGAAAACGGCAAGTTCGACGGCAAAAAGGTGAAGCCGAAAACTTTGGCGGACAAATGGATTTTGTCTCGATTGAATCAAACCATTAAAGAGGTGACGGAGAATTTGGACGATTATCAATTTTCCGCGGCCGGAGAAAAGCTGCGCGATTTCACTTACAATGACTTGGCTGATTGGTATTTGGAAATCGCCAAGGTTGAAAAAGATAAAGATGAAATATTAATGCACATATTGAAAAACATTTTGAGACTATGGCACCCGTTTATTCCTTTCGTGACCGAGGCGATTTGGGAAAACCTGAATTCGGGAAAGGAATTGATGATTGCCGATTGGCCTGAGTTTGCCAAAAAATTGATTGATGAAAAGGAAGAAAGCAATTTTGTAAGGATTAAGGAGATAGTTGTCGGAATTAGAGCATTGAGATCCGAGCAAAATATTGAACCAGCTAAAAAGATAAAAGTTTTGGTAACGTCAGAGAAGAATGCTAAGTTATTGAATGAAAATGTTGAAGTAATCAAAGTCTTATGTAGTCTTGAAGAAATTGGAATAAAAAAGAAGGATCGACCTTCGCCTTTTGACAAACCAGAGGGTTGGGCTGGCTGTGTGTATTCCGATGGTAATATTTTTGTTGATGTACTTGGAGCAATCGACATTGACAAAGAAAAGGCGAGACTTGAAAAGGAAATAGACAACGTTAAAAAATACGTTGAGGCGCAAGAGAAAAAATTGGGGAATGAGGAGTTTGTGAAAAACGCGCCGAGCGCGGTGGTTGAGATGGAGAAACAAAAGTTGGCAGAGTCCAAGGACAAAATGGAGAAATTTAAAAATCAATATAGAGGACTAAAGTCCTAA
- a CDS encoding SBBP repeat-containing protein, whose amino-acid sequence MLKISQSLFFIRRFCLTGLTVLISVLMIFNVVNAGAIMLQLTSATPDSAVKIGEEKLLQFTSEGHVVGFDKDGLIVASARHMLKVDFLNSNAVSPEADDGVLAENNIDQALPLNRVTYTNVWDGITVAYEANEQSIVKSTYYIDATKEGIPVDRIRLGYNRPVQIDENGNLVVVYEDGTIIEGAPIAWQDVDGHRESVIVNYTLYGEREVGFSLGDYIPGIPVIIDPDMTWNTFLGTTGSDVGRNIVVDGSGNVYVDGYSNATWGAPVRDYTLGRDVFVVKFNSSGNLIWNTFLGGSGLDSAGGIAIDDSGNFYVSGYSNATWGAPARDHTSGYDVFTVKLDSGGNLIWNTFLGGSGTDYAYDGIVVDGSGNVYVAGTSDVTWGSPVRDYTLGADGFAAKLGSSGNLIWNTFLGDSGVDSIYGIVLDDSGNIYVGGYGEATWGSPVRAYTLGYDSFVVKLDSSGNLIWNTFLGGSGLDACRGIGIDDGGNVYIIGYSDVSWGAPVRAYTLGYDIFAVKLDSGGNLIWNTFLGGSGGDRGYGIAVDGSGNVYVTGYSDVTWGSPVRAYTLDRDAFAFKLNSGGDLIWNTFLGGGASDTGWGIAVDSDRNVYVSGYGDATWGSPARAYTSGSDGFAVKLSNVVPVASDVSITGTPNVRELLTG is encoded by the coding sequence ATGCTCAAAATTTCTCAAAGCTTGTTTTTTATACGCCGTTTTTGTCTGACAGGATTAACTGTTCTAATTTCGGTTTTAATGATTTTTAACGTCGTCAACGCGGGCGCGATAATGCTACAACTAACCTCCGCCACTCCTGATTCTGCTGTAAAAATCGGCGAAGAAAAACTTCTTCAATTCACCTCCGAGGGGCACGTGGTTGGTTTCGATAAAGATGGCCTCATTGTCGCTTCGGCGCGTCACATGCTGAAAGTGGACTTTCTTAATTCCAACGCAGTGTCTCCCGAAGCGGACGACGGTGTTTTGGCAGAAAACAATATTGATCAGGCTCTTCCTCTAAATCGAGTTACTTATACAAATGTTTGGGATGGGATAACAGTGGCTTATGAAGCCAATGAACAATCAATTGTCAAGAGTACATATTACATAGATGCGACCAAAGAAGGCATTCCGGTTGACCGCATTAGGTTGGGATACAACCGTCCGGTACAGATTGACGAAAATGGCAATCTCGTCGTTGTTTATGAAGACGGCACAATTATCGAAGGAGCTCCGATCGCCTGGCAGGATGTTGACGGACATAGGGAATCGGTAATAGTAAACTACACACTTTACGGTGAACGCGAGGTCGGGTTTTCTCTGGGTGATTACATTCCCGGCATCCCGGTGATAATCGATCCTGACATGACCTGGAATACTTTTTTGGGGACTACTGGTAGTGATGTCGGCCGTAATATTGTCGTAGATGGCAGCGGGAACGTTTATGTCGATGGATATAGTAACGCCACCTGGGGCGCGCCGGTGCGGGACTACACATTAGGACGTGATGTCTTTGTGGTTAAGTTCAACAGCAGCGGAAATCTTATCTGGAATACTTTTTTGGGGGGCAGTGGTCTTGACTCCGCCGGTGGCATTGCCATAGACGACAGCGGGAACTTTTATGTCAGTGGATATAGTAACGCCACCTGGGGCGCGCCGGCGCGGGATCACACATCCGGGTATGACGTTTTTACAGTTAAGCTCGACAGCGGCGGTAATCTTATCTGGAATACTTTTTTGGGGGGCAGTGGTACTGACTACGCCTATGATGGTATTGTCGTAGATGGCAGCGGGAACGTCTATGTCGCCGGAACCAGCGATGTTACTTGGGGTTCGCCGGTGCGAGACTATACATTAGGTGCTGATGGTTTTGCCGCCAAGCTTGGCAGTAGCGGAAATCTTATCTGGAATACTTTCTTGGGGGACAGTGGTGTTGATTCCATTTATGGAATCGTGTTAGATGATAGCGGGAATATTTACGTAGGCGGATATGGCGAGGCCACCTGGGGTTCGCCGGTGCGAGCATACACATTAGGGTATGACTCTTTTGTGGTTAAGCTCGACAGCAGCGGAAATCTTATCTGGAATACTTTTTTGGGGGGCAGTGGTCTTGACGCCTGTCGCGGAATCGGGATAGACGACGGCGGAAACGTCTATATTATTGGATATAGTGATGTCTCCTGGGGCGCGCCGGTGCGGGCATATACATTAGGGTATGACATTTTTGCGGTTAAGCTCGATAGTGGCGGCAATCTTATCTGGAATACTTTTTTGGGTGGCAGTGGCGGTGACAGAGGTTATGGAATCGCAGTAGACGGTAGCGGAAACGTCTATGTCACCGGATACAGCGACGTCACTTGGGGTTCGCCGGTGCGAGCCTATACATTAGATCGTGATGCCTTTGCGTTTAAGCTCAACAGCGGCGGCGATCTTATCTGGAATACTTTTTTAGGGGGCGGTGCTTCTGATACAGGCTGGGGAATTGCTGTAGATAGCGACAGGAATGTCTATGTCTCCGGATATGGCGATGCCACGTGGGGGTCGCCGGCGCGAGCCTACACATCAGGTTCTGACGGTTTTGCGGTCAAGCTATCAAACGTCGTTCCCGTGGCTTCAGATGTCAGCATTACGGGAACGCCGAACGTCCGTGAACTTTTAACCGGATAA
- the recO gene encoding DNA repair protein RecO encodes MYFKDKAIVLGKKDAGEASNFYIIYTEKKGLLKATARGAKKSLSKMSGHLEPPCLCEIFFVNGKKVNYIAGASLIHRYELGTLEKHKVHFDALKVFSSLVREGDVDFDLWRVVTDFYHYLENVQEDKLPLLKNIYLWSLGSALGFEMDVEKCLECKFDLGENNYLVFSPGGFFCQSCFKKQKEKGVLVSKEFIKILRFIKRNDIGGLLKLKISDEVSGEFDRLSGQYWSYRFEMELTTGAVPI; translated from the coding sequence ATGTATTTTAAGGACAAAGCCATTGTATTGGGGAAAAAGGACGCTGGGGAGGCGTCTAATTTTTATATTATTTACACGGAAAAAAAAGGATTGCTCAAGGCGACCGCCAGAGGGGCGAAAAAATCTCTCAGTAAAATGTCAGGCCACCTCGAGCCGCCGTGCCTGTGCGAGATTTTTTTTGTCAACGGCAAAAAAGTGAATTATATCGCCGGCGCCAGTTTGATTCATCGGTATGAGCTGGGGACATTGGAAAAACACAAGGTTCATTTTGACGCTTTGAAAGTTTTTTCAAGCTTGGTCAGAGAAGGTGATGTTGATTTTGATTTGTGGCGAGTGGTAACTGATTTTTATCATTATTTGGAAAATGTGCAGGAGGACAAATTGCCATTGTTGAAAAATATTTATTTGTGGAGTTTGGGCTCGGCGCTCGGATTTGAAATGGATGTTGAAAAATGTCTGGAGTGTAAATTTGATTTGGGTGAAAATAATTATTTGGTTTTCTCTCCGGGGGGATTTTTTTGCCAGAGCTGTTTTAAAAAACAAAAAGAAAAAGGAGTTTTGGTCTCCAAGGAATTCATTAAAATTTTGAGATTTATAAAAAGAAACGATATCGGCGGACTTTTGAAATTGAAAATCAGCGATGAGGTTTCAGGAGAATTCGATCGCTTGAGCGGCCAGTATTGGAGCTATCGGTTTGAAATGGAATTGACGACAGGTGCTGTGCCGATTTGA
- the ruvX gene encoding Holliday junction resolvase RuvX, giving the protein MQFLGIDYGKSKVGLALGDDITKLAFGFKTIKNKGFDELLNELKTIIKQEEIESAVLGKPVNLKGEDETPGELARLFDALAEVIEVKWQDERFSTKQAESLAKEIPEKRDKVKLVDDKLAAMIILQAYLDKS; this is encoded by the coding sequence ATGCAATTTTTGGGCATTGACTACGGTAAAAGCAAAGTGGGTTTGGCGCTCGGCGATGATATCACCAAGCTGGCCTTTGGATTTAAAACGATCAAGAACAAAGGATTTGATGAATTATTGAATGAGTTGAAAACAATCATCAAGCAAGAAGAAATTGAATCGGCGGTGCTGGGGAAGCCCGTTAATTTAAAAGGAGAAGATGAGACTCCCGGTGAATTGGCTCGATTGTTCGACGCTTTGGCGGAAGTCATCGAGGTTAAATGGCAGGATGAGCGATTCAGCACCAAACAGGCCGAATCCTTGGCCAAAGAGATTCCCGAGAAAAGAGACAAGGTAAAGCTGGTTGACGATAAATTGGCGGCTATGATTATTTTGCAAGCTTATTTGGATAAATCCTAA
- the map gene encoding type I methionyl aminopeptidase — MIIIKTPAEVKTMKEGGKILAEILHEVAALVKPGVGSLELDRVAEKLILARGGRPSFKGYGGSRNPFPCTLCVSVNEEVVHGIASSEKILKEGDIVSLDIGMQYPAKGGTYTDMAITVPVGKIDKDVQKLIKTTKKALDLGIAQCKNGHLLSEVSRAIQQAAEREGFSVVRTLVGHGVGKEVHEDPQIPNYVSGDKDIVLKPGMTLALEPMVCLGKYQVEMLDDGWTFVTRDRKPSAHFEHTILVTDGAPEVLTKL; from the coding sequence ATGATAATAATCAAAACGCCGGCTGAAGTCAAAACGATGAAAGAGGGCGGGAAAATTTTGGCTGAGATTTTGCATGAAGTCGCCGCTCTGGTCAAGCCGGGAGTAGGTTCTTTGGAATTGGATCGAGTCGCAGAAAAATTAATACTCGCTCGCGGCGGACGCCCGTCATTCAAGGGATATGGCGGGTCGCGAAATCCGTTTCCTTGCACTCTTTGCGTATCCGTCAATGAAGAAGTGGTGCACGGCATCGCGAGTTCGGAAAAAATATTAAAAGAAGGAGATATCGTCAGTTTGGATATCGGCATGCAATATCCGGCCAAAGGCGGAACATATACTGATATGGCCATTACCGTACCGGTCGGCAAGATAGACAAGGACGTCCAAAAATTGATTAAAACCACGAAAAAAGCGCTTGATCTCGGTATCGCTCAATGCAAAAACGGCCATCTGCTTTCAGAAGTTTCGCGTGCGATTCAACAGGCGGCCGAAAGAGAAGGCTTTTCGGTTGTTCGAACACTGGTCGGACACGGCGTGGGCAAAGAGGTTCATGAAGATCCCCAAATTCCCAATTACGTTTCCGGAGATAAAGATATCGTACTGAAACCGGGCATGACTTTGGCGTTGGAACCCATGGTTTGTTTGGGCAAATATCAGGTGGAAATGCTGGACGACGGCTGGACTTTCGTGACCCGAGATAGGAAACCATCGGCGCACTTTGAACATACTATATTGGTGACGGACGGAGCGCCGGAAGTTTTGACGAAACTATAA
- a CDS encoding nucleoside monophosphate kinase — MKNILIMGPQGSGKGTQAKKLAQKYKLKVISSGDILREEVKKRTSIGRKIDLKSGRLVPDEIIIEIIMDELKERGKNFILDGFPRNKNQARALETFLTERKSPLTVIALKLDNKTAIERIGGRRICPRCGKIYHLDNNPPKNKGVCDECGDKLIQRKDDHAESIRKRLGIYRRSTAPLLDFFRQFDNVAVREIDASKEIDKVFKQIILKIRV, encoded by the coding sequence ATGAAAAATATTTTAATAATGGGTCCGCAGGGCTCGGGCAAAGGCACTCAAGCCAAAAAATTAGCTCAAAAATACAAATTGAAAGTTATTTCTTCCGGAGATATTTTAAGAGAAGAAGTCAAAAAAAGAACGTCTATCGGTCGAAAAATAGATTTGAAATCGGGTAGGTTGGTGCCCGATGAAATCATCATTGAAATTATCATGGATGAATTGAAAGAACGAGGCAAAAATTTCATTCTCGACGGATTTCCCAGAAATAAAAATCAAGCCAGAGCCTTGGAGACCTTTTTAACGGAAAGAAAGTCGCCGCTGACAGTCATTGCTTTAAAATTGGACAATAAAACCGCGATCGAGCGAATCGGCGGGAGGCGAATATGTCCGCGATGCGGTAAAATTTATCATCTCGATAATAATCCTCCCAAAAATAAGGGTGTGTGCGATGAATGCGGCGATAAATTGATACAGCGAAAAGATGATCATGCCGAATCGATTCGAAAGAGGTTGGGAATATATCGTCGATCCACCGCGCCGTTGCTTGATTTTTTTCGACAATTTGATAATGTGGCCGTGCGCGAGATAGACGCCAGCAAGGAGATAGATAAGGTATTCAAGCAAATCATTTTGAAGATAAGAGTATGA